The region ATGACGCGTCGGCGGCGACCACCCCGTGCACCCAGCGCGTCGCATCCCCGGCGTCGCTGCGCACGACGTCGCCCGAGTGCAGCAGCCCGCGGTGCAGCTTGTACGCGGCGACCCACTCGGCCACGGCCGCGCGGTCGTCCGGCCCGAGCGTCGTGACATCCCACTCGATGCCCGCGTGCCCGAACAGCGCGGTCGCAAGTCGGAAGCTCAGCTCGTGCGTGCGGCCGGTGGTGTGTGCGGTCGGGGCGCCGAGGTGCGCGCCGAGAAACTCGGGAGGAACAAGCCCGGCGGTCCAGCGGTAGATCGCCTGCCGCTCGAGCGAGTCGTTGGTGTCGCTCGGCCAGACGCGGTCGGTGCGTTCGATCACACCCAGGTCGACGCGGCCGCCGCCCGACGAGCACGACTCGATCTCGAGCCCCGGGAACTCGGCGCGAAGCGCGTCCATCAGCGCGTACGTCGCGGTGGTGTGCCGGTGCGCCGAGCCGCCGAGCAGATCGCGGTTCTGGTCCCACTTGAGGTAGCTGATCGGGTACTCGCGCAGCAGGGCGGCGAGTTGCGCGTGGACGTGTGCGAAGGCGTCGGGGTTGGCGAGGTCGAGCACCTGCTGCCAGCGCCACGGCAGCGGAAGTGCTCCGTTGTCGAAGGCGCCGAGAACCCACTCCGGGTGCTCGCGCGCGACGGCCGAGTCGAGGCTCACCATCTCGGGCTCGACCCAGAGGCCGAAGTCCATGCCCAGCGAGAGCACGTGGTCGACGAGCGGGTGCAGGCCGTCGGGCCACTTCACCGGGTCGACGATCCAGTCGCCGAGCGCGCGGCGGTCGTCGGTTCGTCCGACCATCCAGCCGTCGTCGAGGACGAAACGCTCCACGCCGACCGACGCCGCGGCATCCGCGAGCTCGATCAGTCTCTGGGCACTCTGGTCGAAGTAGACGGCCTCCCAGGTGTTGAGCATCACCTTGCGGGTCGACAGCGGCCGTCGAGACCGGATGAACCGGTGGAAGCTCTGCGCGAGCCCGTCGAGTCCGGCATCCGAAAAGGCCGCGACGAGCCACGGTGACTCGAAGGATTCGTTCGGAGCGAGGCGCACCTCGCCCGGCTCGAACAGTTCGCCGCCGCCGAGCACCGTGTGGCCCGTCGACGCGGATTCCGTCCAGAGCCGCTGGTCGCCGCTCCAGGCCAGGTGCGCGCCCCAGACCTCGCCGGAGCGGAAGCCGAAACCGGGGGTGCCGGCCACCATGAGGAAGGCGTTGTCGTGGCCGGGGCGTCCGTGCCGCGCGTCACGGGTCCACGTGCCGTTGGCGATGTCGCGGCGCTGCGGCTGGCGTTCGCGCGGCCAGCGCCCGGTGAAGTCGAGGAGTTCACGCGCGCGGGTGGGGATCGGCAGCGCCGCGTCGAGGGAGGCGAGGGCGTAGACGCTGTCACCCGTGTTGGTCACGGTGAGGCGTTGGCGGAGGACGCCGTCGGGCGTGAGTTCGATGTCGACGCGCACACGCAGGGCCGCGGAGTCGAGGGTGATGCGCAGGCCTGCTTCGACAAGCTCAGCGACCGGGATCGGCTCAGCGACCGACAGGGAGAAAGCGGGCGCAGACGACGAACCACTCTCATGGTGCCCCGCGATGCCGGGCCGCCCGCTCCAGCCGTCGGCCATCACCGGCAGGATCGACTGCCGAAGGGGCGTGTCGATCGAGCTCGGCCCGACCGCGGGCACCTGGGAGTCGGCGAGGGATTCGAGGGCGGCGGGCGACAGCGCACCGAGGTCGGGACCCCAGTGAACGATCACGGGCACGCCCGTGCCGCGGGCGTCCAGCACGAAGCTGGTGCCCGCGGCACGGAGGTGATGGATCATGCTTACTGTTCTACTGCTACTTGTTGACCGGGATCGCCGCGGCCTCGAGGGCCGCGATGGTCTTCGTCTGGCCGGTCGCGAGGGCGTCGCTCAGCGTTCCCTCGCCTCCCAGCACCTTGCCGAAACCGTCAGCCACGTCGGCGTAGGTCTGCGTCATGGTCGGACCCCACGTGAAGTCGGCGTTCGTCTGGTTGGCAGCGTCGGCGAACGTGTCGTAGATCTTCTGGTTGGCGTAGAACTCGACGCCCTCGCTCAGCACGGGGAGGTCGAGGCCGGCCTTCGTCGCCGGGTAGAGGTTGGCTTCCTTGTTCAGGGCCGTGAGGGCCTCGTCGTCGGTGTTCAGCCACAGGGCGAACTGCGCGGCCTCGTAGGGGTGCTCGGAACCGGTGAGCACCGCGGTCGACGATCCGCCCCAGTTTCCGGCCTTCTCTTCACCCGCGGTCCACTGCGGCATGGGGGCAACGGCCCACTTGCCGGCCGTGTCGGGTGCGCCGCTCGAGATCGAGTTGGCGCCCCAGACGGCGGAGATCCAGGTCCAGTCGCTACCGGTGTTGTAGGCGTTGTTCCACTCGTCGGTCCAGGCCGGAACCTTGGAGACCAGGTCGGCCGCGATGAGGTCCTGCCAGTACGAGGCGACCTCTTCGCTCTCGGGCGAGGTCAGCGTGACGTCCCACGCTTCGCCCTCGTTCGAGAACCACGACCCGTCCTTCTGCCAGACGAGACCGGCGAACCAGTTCACGTCGTTCTGCGGGAAGTTCGTGATGTAGCCGCCCTGCTCGCGGATCTTCGTCGCGGCAGCCGCGTACTCGTCCCACGTGGTCGGAACCGGGATGCCGGCAGCCTCGAAGAGGTCCGCACGGTAGTACATCGCCATGGGGCCGGTGTCCTGCGGGATCGCGTAGACCGCGTCATCCTCACCGAACGACACCTGGTTCCAGGTCCAGTCGATGAACTGGTCCTCCGAGTCGGCGACGATGTCGCAGCTCGCGAGGTTGGTGAGGCCGTCCTGAACGCGGAAGTTCGGAAGCGCGTCGTACTCGATCTGGCCGAGGTCGGGCGCGTTGCCGGCGCTGAGCTGGTTGAAGAAGTTCTTGTACGTTCCGCCGTTGCCGTTCGGACCGGTCTGAACCGTCACCTGGATGTCGGGGTTCTTCTCGTTCCAGAGGGCCACGACGTTCTCGATGCCGGGGATCCACGACGTGTACGAGAGTTCGACCTTGCCGTCGGCGGGGGTGCAGTCGACGGCGCCGTCGGTGCTGCCCGAGTCGCTGCCGGCCGCGCAGCCGGTGAGGCTGATCGCGGCGACGATGCCGAGCGCTGCGATGCGCCTGCTGTTTTTGAGTTGCATGTCTCTTTCCTTTTTCTGCTCTGAAATGGGATGGTGCGGGAGGGTGGTGGAGGCGCTACTTCACGCTTCCGGCCCCCAGCCCGCCGCGCCAGAAGCGCTGCAGGCTGAGGAAGGCGATGATGAGCGGGATGATCGACAGGAAGGCGCCGATGATCACGAACGTGCGGATCTCGGGGATCTGGTTCACCTGCGAGTTCCAGGTGTAGAGGCCGAGGGTGACGGGGAAGAGGGTCTGGTCGCGCAGCATGATGAGCGGCAGGAAGAAGTTGTTCCAGATGGCCACGAACTGGAACAGGAAGATCGTGACGAGCGCGGGGGTCATCAGCCGGCGCGACACCGAGAAGAAGGTGCGGATCTCGCTGGCACCGTCGAGGCGGGCGGCCTCGAGCAGTTCGTCGGGCACGCTGGCCGAGGCGAAGATGCGGGCGAGGTAGACGCCGAACGGGCTGACCAGGCTGGGCAGGAACACCGACCAGAACGTGTTGGTGGCGTTGAACTGGCTGAAGATGAGGAACAACGGCAGCGCGAGCGCGGTCGCCGGCACGAGCACGCCTCCGAGCACGACGTTGAAGACGAGCTCGCGCCCCGGGAAGTGGTACTTCGCGAGGGCGTACCCGCACATCGCGGCGAACAGCGTTCCGAGCAGCGCGCCCGTTCCCGCGTAGAGGATGCTGTTGAGCATCCACTTCAGGTAAACACCGTCGTTGTAGGCGACGAGGTCGGCGATGTTCGTGAACAGGTTGAAGTCCGCGAACCAGAGGGCCGCGGTGGAGCTGAACTGCGCGCGGCTCTTGGTCGACGAGATGAACAGCCACCAGATCGGCACCAGGAAGTAGAGCGTCGAGACGCCCATGATGATCATGGCGGCCGTGCGCGAGGCGAGCTTCTCTTTGGGGGCTCCCGCGCGGGCCTTCGTGGTTACGTCGTTGCTCATTTGTCGGCCTTACGCTGGGTGAACTTGAGGAAACCGAACGACAGCGCGAAGGTCGCGAGGGCGAGCACGACGCTCATCGCGGCGGCGAGGCTCACGTTCGGCACGGCCGAGGTGGCGTAGACCGCGAGGTTCGGGGTGAAGGTGCTCGACACCGACGAGGTGAAGCTGCGGAACACCTGCGGTTCGGCGAGCAGCTGCAGTGTTCCGATGATCGAGAAGATCGCGGTGAGAGTGATGGCCGGCGCGACCAGCGGGATCTTGATGCTCCAAGCGATCTGCCACTGGTTCGCGCCGTCGAGACGGGCGGCCTCGAAGATCTCCGACGGCAGGGCGAGCAGCGCCGAGTAGATGATGAGCATGTTGTAGCCCACGTAGACCCAGGTCACCACGTTCGCGATCGACCACAGCACGGTCGACGGCGACAGCAGGTCGACCTCCGAGGTGAACGCGGCGAACGGCGACAGGTTGGGCGAGTAGAGGTAGCCCCACATGATGGCCGCGATCACGCCGGGCACCGCGTACGGCACGAAGAACGCGAGGCGGAAGAACTTCTTCCCCTTCACCAGGGGCGAGTCGAGCAGCAGCGCGAGCACGAGCGCGATGCCGAGCATCACCGGAACCTGCACCGCCCCGAAGAGCAGGACGCGGCCGACGGATGCCCAGAATTCTTCGTTCTGGAAGACCAGGAAATACTGCGTCAGGCCCCCGAAGACCTCGACGGGCTTGCCGAAGGTGCCGTCACGTTCGACGACGAGCAGCGACTGGTAGATGGCCCAGCCGATCGGCAGCAGGTAGAACGCGGCGAACAGCGCGGCGAACGGCGCGATGAAGAACGCGATGGCGCTCTTGTGTTTGATCGGGGTGCGGCGCGGTTTGGCGCCGGCCGCGACTACGGACTCGGTGGTCACGGGTTGTCCCTGCTTTCTCTTACGACGCGCACTTCGCCCGCTGCGACGGCGAGGGTGCCTTCGACGGCGGTGTCTGTGATGAGGTCGGTTCCGGTTGCCGAGAGTTCGAACGGGGCATCCGTGTGGTTGATGACGAAGAGGAAGTCGCCCGTGTCGCCGGAACGACGGATGATTTCGACCCCGTCGGGCGACGCGACGGGGGTCGCGACGCCGGCCTTGAGGGCGGCGGTGGCGAGCACCCCGCGCAGGCCCTCGGGGTCGAGGTTGGTGGCGAGGTACCAGGCGGTGCCGTCCCCGAATTCGTTGCGGGTCACGGCGGGGACGCCCACCAGCGGCCCCGACTCGAAGGTGGTGACGGCGGAGGCGCCGCGCAGGTGCACCCACTCGGCCCAGGTGGTGGCGGTCGAGCCGTTGCTGAGGGCGAGCTCGACGCCGGGTTCGACCGGGAAGAACTCCTCGGTCGAGACGCCCAGAAGGTCACGGAACGCGCCCGGGTAACCGCCGGCACGCACGCGGTCGTTGCCGTCGACGATTCCGCTGAAGAAGGTGACGACGGCGTGGCCGCCGGAAGCGACGAAATCGGCGAGGGACGCGGCATCCGCATCGCTGACGGCGTAGAGGCTGGGCACGACCACGAACCGGTGGCCCTCGAGGCTCGCGCCCGGAGCGACGATGTCGACGGTGAAACCCTCGGCGAGCAGCGCGTTGTAGACGCGGTGCACCTGGTCGAGGTAGCTGATGTCGCCGGTGGGGTGCGAGTCGAGGTCGGTGGCCCACCAGGCCTGCCAGTCGAAGACGAGCGCGACGTCGGTGACGACGCGGGTGCCGGTGACCTCGGCGAGCTTGGCGAGGGTCTCGCCGAGTTCGACGACCTCGCGCCAGACCTTGGAGTCTTCGCCGGCGTGGGGCAGCATCGCCGAGTGGAACTTCTCGCTGCCCTGCAGCGACGCACGCCACTGGAAGAAGCTGATGCCGTCGGCGCCCCGCGCAACGTGGCTGAGCGAGTTGCGGATCATCTCGCGCGGCGTCTTGGCGATGTTGCGGGGCTGCCAGTTGACGGCGCTCGTGGCCGACTCCATGAGCATCCAGGGGTCGCCGCCGGCGAGGCCGCGGGTCGTGTCGGCCGCGAACGAGAGCTCGTCGCGGGTGTTCGCGAGGCGGTGGTCGAGGTAGTGGTCGTTGGCGACGATGTCCATGTGCGGCGCCCACGCCCAGTAGTCCTGGTTGCGGATGTGCGCCGTGACCATGAAGTTGGTGGTGACCGGGGCGGCGCTGTGTTCGCGCAGCACGGCCTCCTCGGCGCGGTACTGGCCGAGCAGTTCGTCGCTCGAGAAGCGCATGAAGTCGAGAGCCTGGCCGGGGTTGCCGGTGGAGACCGTGAGCCGGGGGGTCTGGATGTGCTCCCACGCGCCGTACTTCTGGCTCCAGAACGCGGTGCCCCAGGCGTCGTTGAGGGCGTCGAGGGTGACGTAGCGCTCGCGCAGCCAGCCGCGGAAGGCCTCGGCCGACACGGCGCAGTAGCAGTGCGCGTTGTGGCAGCCGATCTCGTTCGAGACGTGCCAGAGCTTCACGGCGGGGTGGGCGCCGTGGCGGCGGGCCACCTGCTCGACGAGGCGCAGCGAGTGCTCGCGGTAGGCGGGCGAGCTGGGGCAGAACGCCTGGCGGCCGCCGAAGTAGCGCTGGGTTCCGTCGGCCATCGTCGGCAGCGAGTCGGGGTGGTCGTAGGCGAGCCAGGCCGGCGGGCTCGACGTCCCGGTGCCGAGGTTGATGCCGATGCCGTGCTCGTGCAGCACCTCGATCACCGCGTCGAGCGAAGAGAAGTCGTACTGGCCGGGCAGAGGCTCGAGCTGCGCCCACCCGAAGATGTTGATGGCCACGAGATTGACGCCGGCCTGCTGCATCAGGCGCGCGTCTTCGACCCACACCTCCGGAGCCCACTGCTCGGGGTTGTAGTCGGCGCCATAGGTGAACTGCGCCCGCGCCTGATCGACGAGTTCGGCTACGGGTGTCTTGCTCACGGCGAGGAGGCTCCATTGTCAGTGCGGGGAGCGCCCGTTCGGCGCTCGGCGTTCTCGACTTCGTGAAGTATCTGTGAACGCTCCCAGAGAAGCGCCGACAACTCTTCGTTGAGAGTCTGTGAACGCTCCCAGAATAAACAGACCCGACGGAAAGTGTCAACCCGGGGGCGCAGTAGTGTGTGAGGGTGATCGCTCGCCGCCTCCCCACCACGAGAGCGACGATCAACGACGTCGCCCGGGTGGCGGGGGTCTCGCGTGGGACGGTCTCCCGCGTGCTCAACTCCGAGGCGTACGTCTCCGAGTCCGCCAAGAAGGCCGTCGAGGCCGCCATCGAGCAGGTCGGGTACGTGCGCAATACGGCCGCGCGCAACCTGGTGACGAGGCAGTCGCACGCGATCGGACTCATCGTGCACGAGCCGCACTCGCTGTTTCTCGAGGACCCGAACATCGGCAGCATCCTGCTCGGCACCAACTCGGTGCTCTCCGACGCCGACTACCAGCTCGTCTCGCTCGTCATCGACTCCGACCGCGACAGCACGCGCGTGGCCCAGTACCTGACCGGCGGATTCGTCGACGGCGTGATCATCGTCTCGGCCCGCGCCCACGATCCGATCGCCAAGATCGTGTCGCAGATCGGCATCCCGGCGGCGTTCGTCGGTCACCCCGTCGACATCGAGGGCATCCCCTATGTCGGCATCGACAACTTCTCGGCCGCGAAGGCCATCACGACCCGTCTGATGCAGACGGGCCGCTCGACGATCGGCATGATCGCGGCCGGCCTCGACCGCGACTCGGGGCAGGACCGCGTGGCCGGCTTCGCCGCAGCGCTCGGCGACGCCTACGACCCGGGATTGGTCGTGCAGCAGCCGTTCTACGCCCACGCCAGCGGGCTCGAGGGAACGCGGGAGCTGCTGCGTCGGGCGCCCGACGTGAACGGCATCTTCGCGGCGTCCGACGCAATCGCGGCGGGGGTGCTCGACGCCCTGCGCGAGGCCGGACGCTCGGTGCCCGGCGACGTCGGAGTGGTCGGCTTCGACGACAGCGTGTGGGCGATCCGTGCGCAGCCGCAGCTGTCGACCGTGCACCAGCCGGCCGGCCAGCTCGGACGCCGGGCCGCCGAGTCGGTGCTCGCCCAGATCCGCGGCGAGGCCGTGGACAACGCCGGCACGTTCCTCGAGACCCACATCGTCTGGCGCGATTCGGCGTAGTCGCGCGGATCGCGCCCTGCCGGAATCGGCGACCAGTATTGTCAGACAATCTGCTAGGTTGTTAGACAATCTGAGCCGACGATGACCCGGGAGGTGCGAGATGACGACGGATGCGACATCCGCGGTCCTTCCCGATGCCATCTACTCGGGGCTCCGTTCGGCGATCATCAGTCAGAGCATCGCCCCCGGCGACTCGGTGACCGAATCCGCGATCGCGTTGCGGTTCGGCGTCGCCCGGCCCACCGCGAAGACCGCCATCGAGCGGCTCGTCGCCGACGGCCTGCTGCGACGGGAGAAGCACCAGACCGCGCGGGTTCCGCGGCTGAGCCGCGCCGACATCCTCGACCTGTTCGACAGCCGGGCCGTCGTCGAGAGCGCGGCGGTGGCGGCCCTCGCGACCGGCGGCCCCCTCCCGGCCGAGGCGCTCAGCGCCCACCGCGCCCTGCTTGCGACGGCCACGTCCGACACCGCCGACGGCGACTTCGCCACCCACGACATCGACTTCCACCGCGCGCTCGTCGCCGGCCAGCCCAGCCTGCGGCTCGCGCGGATGCACGCGCTGCTGATGGGCGAAATCGAGCTGTGCATCGGGCAGGTCCAAGCCGCCCACCTGCTCACCGCGGCCGAGGTCGGCGCCCAGCACCAGGGCATCCTCGACGCGGTCACCGCGGGCGACGCCGACCGCGCCGCTCGCCTCACACGCGAGCACATCGCCGGAGCGCGCGACCGACTGCTCACCCACTTCGACACCGATCCCCTCTAGAGAGAAGACCACCCATGGTTCAGCACCGAATCCCCAAGTACAAAGACCTCCGTCCGCTCATGAACTTCAAGACGCCGGAGTTCAACGCCAAGAAACGTCGCCTGCAGGGCGCGCTCACGATCGCCGACCTGCGCGACATCGCAAAGCGCCGCACGCCGAAGGCGGCGTTCGACTACACCGAGGGCGCCGCCGAGGCGGAGATCAGCCTCAAGCGCGCCCGTCAGGCGTTCGAGGACATCGAGTTCACTCCGTCGATCCTGCGCGACGTCTCGACGGTCGACATGTCGAGCGAGGTGCTCGGCGGCCGCGTCGCGTTGCCGTTCGGCATAGCTCCCACCGGCTTCACCCGCATGATGCAGACCGAGGGCGAGATCGCGGGGGCGGGCGCCGCGGCCGCGGCCGGCATCCCGTTCTCGCTGTCGACCATGGGCACCACCGCGATCGAAGACGTGAAGGCGGCGAACCCCGACGGGCGCAACTGGTTCCAGCTCTACATGTGGAAGGACCGCGAGCGCTCGATGGCGCTCGTCGACCGCGCGGCGAAGGCCGGGTTCGACACACTGCTCGTGACCGTCGACGTTCCCGTCGCGGGAGCCCGCCTGCGCGACAAGCGCAACGGCTTCTCCATCCCGCCGCAGCTCACCGTCGGCACCGTCGTGAACGCCATCCCCCGGCCCGAGTGGTGGATCAACTTCCTCACCACCGAACCCCTCGCCTTCGCCTCGCTCGACCGTTGGAGCGGAACCGTCGGCGAGCTGCTCGACTCGATGTTCGATCCGACGGTCACCTTCGACGACCTCGCCTGGATCAAGCAGCAGTGGCCGGGCAAGCTCGTCGTGAAGGGCGTGCAGAACGTCGACGACGCCAAGCGCCTCGCCGACATGGGCGTCGACGGCATCACCCTGTCGAACCACGGCGGGCGCCAGCTCGACCGCGCGCCGATCCCCTTCCACCTGCTTCCGGATGTCGTGCGCGAGGTCGGCAAGGACACGGAAGTCCATCTCGACACCGGAATCATGAGCGGCGCCGACATCGTCGCGTCGATAGCGCTCGGCGCCAAGTTCACCCTCATCGGGCGTGCGTACCTGTACGGGTTGATGGCGGGCGGACGCGACGGCGTCGACCGTACCATCGAGATCCTGGCCGATCAGATCGCCCGTACGATGCGGTTGCTCGGGGTGAAGAGCCTCGACGAGCTCGAACCGCGCCACGTGACACAGCTCGAGCGACTGGTGCCACGGCAGCGGTAGCGCTCGTTAACCGGCGTCGTCCATCCACTAAGGTTTTCTCATGAACGAGTTGACCCTCGCGGAACCTCCCACCACGCTCGACGACTTCACGATGGCGCTGCTGACGCGCGCGACGGACGCGGTGATCCCCCGCGGCCGCCCGCTGGTCGCGTTCGGCCTCGTCGAGTTGCCCTCCGGAGAACTCACGCTGAAGCGCACCACCGCCGGCACGCACGACGAGGCCCTGCAGCAGGCCCGCGCCGTGGTGAGGCTCGACGGCTTCGGCGTGCGCGCCGGTGTCGCCTGGGACGGATACTTCACCCTCGAGGGCACGCGCACCGAGGCGGTGTTCGTCGAGGTGTCCGAGCGGGACGCCGACACCAGCTTCGTGTTCGCGCAGCGTTACGGGCGAAAGGGCCTGCTGAAGAAGAGGACTTTCGCCATCGGACGGCCGATGCTCGTCGACAACGGCAACCTGCTCGGCTAGTTTCAGGTTCCGTTCTAGTTGTCGGTGCCGCGCAGCTTCGCGATGCTGTTCATCAGGTGGTACACGACGATCGCGGCGACCGTGCCGAGCACGATGCCCGAGAAGGTGAGCTG is a window of Conyzicola nivalis DNA encoding:
- a CDS encoding GntR family transcriptional regulator, coding for MTTDATSAVLPDAIYSGLRSAIISQSIAPGDSVTESAIALRFGVARPTAKTAIERLVADGLLRREKHQTARVPRLSRADILDLFDSRAVVESAAVAALATGGPLPAEALSAHRALLATATSDTADGDFATHDIDFHRALVAGQPSLRLARMHALLMGEIELCIGQVQAAHLLTAAEVGAQHQGILDAVTAGDADRAARLTREHIAGARDRLLTHFDTDPL
- a CDS encoding carbohydrate ABC transporter permease, with protein sequence MSNDVTTKARAGAPKEKLASRTAAMIIMGVSTLYFLVPIWWLFISSTKSRAQFSSTAALWFADFNLFTNIADLVAYNDGVYLKWMLNSILYAGTGALLGTLFAAMCGYALAKYHFPGRELVFNVVLGGVLVPATALALPLFLIFSQFNATNTFWSVFLPSLVSPFGVYLARIFASASVPDELLEAARLDGASEIRTFFSVSRRLMTPALVTIFLFQFVAIWNNFFLPLIMLRDQTLFPVTLGLYTWNSQVNQIPEIRTFVIIGAFLSIIPLIIAFLSLQRFWRGGLGAGSVK
- a CDS encoding ABC transporter substrate-binding protein, coding for MQLKNSRRIAALGIVAAISLTGCAAGSDSGSTDGAVDCTPADGKVELSYTSWIPGIENVVALWNEKNPDIQVTVQTGPNGNGGTYKNFFNQLSAGNAPDLGQIEYDALPNFRVQDGLTNLASCDIVADSEDQFIDWTWNQVSFGEDDAVYAIPQDTGPMAMYYRADLFEAAGIPVPTTWDEYAAAATKIREQGGYITNFPQNDVNWFAGLVWQKDGSWFSNEGEAWDVTLTSPESEEVASYWQDLIAADLVSKVPAWTDEWNNAYNTGSDWTWISAVWGANSISSGAPDTAGKWAVAPMPQWTAGEEKAGNWGGSSTAVLTGSEHPYEAAQFALWLNTDDEALTALNKEANLYPATKAGLDLPVLSEGVEFYANQKIYDTFADAANQTNADFTWGPTMTQTYADVADGFGKVLGGEGTLSDALATGQTKTIAALEAAAIPVNK
- a CDS encoding LacI family DNA-binding transcriptional regulator, which encodes MIARRLPTTRATINDVARVAGVSRGTVSRVLNSEAYVSESAKKAVEAAIEQVGYVRNTAARNLVTRQSHAIGLIVHEPHSLFLEDPNIGSILLGTNSVLSDADYQLVSLVIDSDRDSTRVAQYLTGGFVDGVIIVSARAHDPIAKIVSQIGIPAAFVGHPVDIEGIPYVGIDNFSAAKAITTRLMQTGRSTIGMIAAGLDRDSGQDRVAGFAAALGDAYDPGLVVQQPFYAHASGLEGTRELLRRAPDVNGIFAASDAIAAGVLDALREAGRSVPGDVGVVGFDDSVWAIRAQPQLSTVHQPAGQLGRRAAESVLAQIRGEAVDNAGTFLETHIVWRDSA
- a CDS encoding alpha-galactosidase, with the protein product MIHHLRAAGTSFVLDARGTGVPVIVHWGPDLGALSPAALESLADSQVPAVGPSSIDTPLRQSILPVMADGWSGRPGIAGHHESGSSSAPAFSLSVAEPIPVAELVEAGLRITLDSAALRVRVDIELTPDGVLRQRLTVTNTGDSVYALASLDAALPIPTRARELLDFTGRWPRERQPQRRDIANGTWTRDARHGRPGHDNAFLMVAGTPGFGFRSGEVWGAHLAWSGDQRLWTESASTGHTVLGGGELFEPGEVRLAPNESFESPWLVAAFSDAGLDGLAQSFHRFIRSRRPLSTRKVMLNTWEAVYFDQSAQRLIELADAAASVGVERFVLDDGWMVGRTDDRRALGDWIVDPVKWPDGLHPLVDHVLSLGMDFGLWVEPEMVSLDSAVAREHPEWVLGAFDNGALPLPWRWQQVLDLANPDAFAHVHAQLAALLREYPISYLKWDQNRDLLGGSAHRHTTATYALMDALRAEFPGLEIESCSSGGGRVDLGVIERTDRVWPSDTNDSLERQAIYRWTAGLVPPEFLGAHLGAPTAHTTGRTHELSFRLATALFGHAGIEWDVTTLGPDDRAAVAEWVAAYKLHRGLLHSGDVVRSDAGDATRWVHGVVAADASSALFAVVAMTATRDAVVGPTTLPGLDPSRDYRVTPVRLGAWPRVVQDAPPPWWDAGEVTMSGRMLAAVGIPMPLLAPEQALVLHVTLAE
- a CDS encoding alpha-hydroxy acid oxidase, whose translation is MVQHRIPKYKDLRPLMNFKTPEFNAKKRRLQGALTIADLRDIAKRRTPKAAFDYTEGAAEAEISLKRARQAFEDIEFTPSILRDVSTVDMSSEVLGGRVALPFGIAPTGFTRMMQTEGEIAGAGAAAAAGIPFSLSTMGTTAIEDVKAANPDGRNWFQLYMWKDRERSMALVDRAAKAGFDTLLVTVDVPVAGARLRDKRNGFSIPPQLTVGTVVNAIPRPEWWINFLTTEPLAFASLDRWSGTVGELLDSMFDPTVTFDDLAWIKQQWPGKLVVKGVQNVDDAKRLADMGVDGITLSNHGGRQLDRAPIPFHLLPDVVREVGKDTEVHLDTGIMSGADIVASIALGAKFTLIGRAYLYGLMAGGRDGVDRTIEILADQIARTMRLLGVKSLDELEPRHVTQLERLVPRQR
- a CDS encoding beta-galactosidase; amino-acid sequence: MSKTPVAELVDQARAQFTYGADYNPEQWAPEVWVEDARLMQQAGVNLVAINIFGWAQLEPLPGQYDFSSLDAVIEVLHEHGIGINLGTGTSSPPAWLAYDHPDSLPTMADGTQRYFGGRQAFCPSSPAYREHSLRLVEQVARRHGAHPAVKLWHVSNEIGCHNAHCYCAVSAEAFRGWLRERYVTLDALNDAWGTAFWSQKYGAWEHIQTPRLTVSTGNPGQALDFMRFSSDELLGQYRAEEAVLREHSAAPVTTNFMVTAHIRNQDYWAWAPHMDIVANDHYLDHRLANTRDELSFAADTTRGLAGGDPWMLMESATSAVNWQPRNIAKTPREMIRNSLSHVARGADGISFFQWRASLQGSEKFHSAMLPHAGEDSKVWREVVELGETLAKLAEVTGTRVVTDVALVFDWQAWWATDLDSHPTGDISYLDQVHRVYNALLAEGFTVDIVAPGASLEGHRFVVVPSLYAVSDADAASLADFVASGGHAVVTFFSGIVDGNDRVRAGGYPGAFRDLLGVSTEEFFPVEPGVELALSNGSTATTWAEWVHLRGASAVTTFESGPLVGVPAVTRNEFGDGTAWYLATNLDPEGLRGVLATAALKAGVATPVASPDGVEIIRRSGDTGDFLFVINHTDAPFELSATGTDLITDTAVEGTLAVAAGEVRVVRESRDNP
- a CDS encoding carbohydrate ABC transporter permease, translating into MTTESVVAAGAKPRRTPIKHKSAIAFFIAPFAALFAAFYLLPIGWAIYQSLLVVERDGTFGKPVEVFGGLTQYFLVFQNEEFWASVGRVLLFGAVQVPVMLGIALVLALLLDSPLVKGKKFFRLAFFVPYAVPGVIAAIMWGYLYSPNLSPFAAFTSEVDLLSPSTVLWSIANVVTWVYVGYNMLIIYSALLALPSEIFEAARLDGANQWQIAWSIKIPLVAPAITLTAIFSIIGTLQLLAEPQVFRSFTSSVSSTFTPNLAVYATSAVPNVSLAAAMSVVLALATFALSFGFLKFTQRKADK